The following are encoded in a window of Clostridium thermarum genomic DNA:
- a CDS encoding ABC transporter ATP-binding protein, protein MKKKNIIIDFIIQNKLSYALGLCFMFSASYIASIFPKLLGSTIDILKTSNFNLEDVKRNILYIMLVAALSFGCTYIWRNLVMRNNRNLECLLREELFKHLQLLSPEFYNNRKTGDLIAYAINDIGAIRMSFGPAMAMSINGTVLCSTSIYSMIQAVNWKLTLISLLPIPVIVVFMIKIGAEIRRRFKRVQEGFGAISDRVQENIYGIRVIKAYVQEDYEVENFERLNKEMMDANLSMVKASSLLSPMIEICFSISFALNLIIGGNMVQNGTISVGDFIAFNTYLTMIMGPINSIGRVINIFQRGAASYKRLQEIFNAEPAVKDGQASVNTPIKGEIYIKNLEFSYPATEVKALENINLNIKKGSTLGIIGRTGSGKSTLANLLLKLYNVDSGKIVIDGIDINDYSLETLREGFGYVPQDNFLFSASIKDNITFFKDIFSDKDIEAAAKASCIYDSIMGFSNGFDTMLGERGVNLSGGQKQRVSMARAFIKNPPILILDDSLSAVDTITEAQILSNFAKVRKDKTAIIIAHKISSVKNADLIVVMDKGRICECGTHQQLLEERGLYYEIYEEQSKDQNNKFIFEASES, encoded by the coding sequence ATGAAGAAAAAAAATATAATTATTGATTTTATAATTCAAAATAAACTATCTTATGCCTTGGGGCTTTGTTTTATGTTTTCAGCTTCTTATATTGCTTCAATATTTCCTAAGCTTTTGGGTTCTACCATAGATATTTTAAAAACCAGCAATTTTAACTTGGAAGATGTAAAAAGAAATATTTTATATATTATGCTGGTTGCCGCTCTTAGCTTTGGATGTACTTATATTTGGAGAAACTTAGTAATGAGAAATAACCGTAATCTGGAATGCTTATTAAGGGAAGAATTATTTAAGCACTTGCAATTGTTGTCACCGGAATTTTATAACAATAGAAAAACCGGAGATTTAATCGCCTATGCCATTAATGACATTGGTGCCATAAGAATGAGTTTTGGTCCCGCTATGGCCATGTCTATCAACGGTACCGTATTGTGCAGTACTTCTATATATTCCATGATCCAAGCAGTTAATTGGAAACTTACTCTTATTTCTTTACTGCCCATACCGGTAATTGTTGTCTTTATGATAAAAATAGGAGCTGAAATCCGAAGGCGCTTCAAAAGAGTTCAAGAAGGCTTTGGAGCCATATCTGACAGGGTTCAGGAAAATATATATGGGATCCGTGTTATAAAGGCCTATGTACAAGAAGATTATGAAGTAGAAAATTTCGAAAGGCTGAATAAGGAAATGATGGATGCCAATCTTAGTATGGTTAAGGCATCTTCTCTGCTATCCCCCATGATAGAAATATGTTTTAGTATAAGTTTTGCCCTTAATTTAATTATCGGTGGAAATATGGTGCAAAATGGAACAATTTCAGTGGGCGATTTCATAGCTTTTAATACCTATTTAACAATGATTATGGGTCCTATAAACTCCATAGGGAGAGTGATAAATATATTCCAAAGAGGTGCTGCCTCCTATAAAAGATTACAAGAGATATTTAATGCAGAACCTGCCGTTAAAGACGGACAGGCATCTGTCAATACTCCCATAAAAGGTGAAATTTATATAAAAAATTTAGAATTTTCCTATCCCGCCACGGAAGTTAAAGCTTTGGAAAATATAAATTTAAATATTAAAAAAGGAAGTACTTTAGGAATTATTGGACGCACGGGCTCTGGAAAGAGTACTTTGGCCAATCTACTGTTAAAGCTTTATAATGTTGACTCCGGAAAAATTGTAATTGATGGTATAGATATTAATGATTATTCTTTGGAAACTTTAAGAGAAGGCTTTGGTTATGTACCTCAAGATAATTTTTTGTTTTCAGCCTCAATAAAAGATAATATAACATTTTTTAAAGACATCTTCAGTGACAAGGACATCGAAGCTGCAGCTAAGGCCAGCTGCATCTATGATAGTATCATGGGCTTTAGCAACGGCTTTGATACAATGTTAGGCGAACGAGGAGTGAACCTATCCGGTGGTCAAAAGCAAAGAGTTTCTATGGCTAGAGCCTTTATAAAGAACCCACCGATACTGATTTTAGATGATTCCCTATCAGCTGTTGACACCATAACAGAGGCACAAATTCTAAGTAACTTTGCCAAAGTGAGAAAAGATAAAACTGCTATTATTATAGCACATAAGATTTCCTCTGTTAAAAATGCGGATTTAATTGTCGTTATGGATAAGGGGAGAATCTGTGAATGTGGGACACACCAACAATTGTTGGAGGAGAGGGGGCTATACTATGAAATTTATGAAGAACAGTCAAAAGACCAAAATAACAAATTCATCTTCGAAGCGTCCGAGAGTTAA